In a genomic window of Methylovirgula sp. 4M-Z18:
- a CDS encoding LysR family transcriptional regulator translates to MASNLNWELYRTFLAVLTEGSLSGAARALGITQPTAGRHIETLEAAFGQPLFTRSQTGLLPTQAATALRGYAEAMRNTAAALERAASGRGEEMHGVVRISASEVVGVEVLPPVIAQLRRVHPRLVVELVTTNRIQDLLQREVDIAVRMTRPMQEILIARRIGAIEVGLHARDDYLAAHGTPDGLDDLASHTLIGFDETTPFLRAATKAFPAWRREAFSIRAGSDLAQLAMIRAGCGIGFCQTGLAQRDPRLVRVLGQACAFALDTWITMHEDLRGNPRCKAAFDALATGLSAYVAGNASTRNLTGEILFSDGGLNPT, encoded by the coding sequence ATGGCTTCGAATCTGAACTGGGAACTCTACCGGACCTTTCTAGCCGTGCTGACCGAAGGCTCGCTTTCGGGGGCCGCACGCGCGCTCGGCATCACGCAGCCCACGGCGGGGCGGCACATCGAAACGTTGGAGGCGGCGTTTGGCCAGCCGCTCTTCACGCGCTCGCAAACGGGCTTGCTACCGACGCAAGCGGCCACCGCGCTGCGCGGCTACGCCGAGGCGATGCGCAACACCGCGGCGGCGCTGGAACGCGCGGCGTCCGGCCGAGGCGAGGAAATGCATGGCGTCGTGCGGATTTCTGCGAGCGAAGTGGTCGGCGTGGAGGTGTTGCCGCCGGTGATCGCGCAGTTGCGGCGGGTGCATCCTAGACTGGTGGTCGAGCTGGTGACGACCAATCGCATTCAGGATCTGCTGCAGCGCGAAGTGGATATCGCAGTCCGCATGACGCGACCGATGCAGGAGATACTGATTGCGCGGCGCATCGGCGCAATCGAAGTGGGGCTGCACGCGCGCGACGATTACCTCGCCGCGCACGGCACGCCGGATGGGCTCGACGATCTCGCGAGCCACACACTGATCGGCTTCGACGAAACGACACCGTTCCTGCGCGCAGCCACGAAGGCGTTTCCAGCGTGGCGGCGCGAGGCGTTCTCGATTCGCGCCGGCAGCGACCTTGCGCAGCTTGCGATGATCCGCGCGGGCTGCGGCATCGGCTTCTGCCAGACGGGCCTCGCGCAGCGCGACCCCCGGCTCGTACGCGTGCTGGGCCAGGCCTGCGCGTTTGCGCTCGACACTTGGATCACGATGCATGAGGATCTGCGTGGCAACCCGCGTTGTAAGGCGGCGTTCGATGCGCTGGC
- a CDS encoding NAD-dependent epimerase/dehydratase family protein — MSERQGQEDKCALVLGATGGIGGEVARQLREAGWQVRALHRRGAQVASSGDGIDWRQGDAMEREAVVRAARGCSVIVHAVNPPGYRNWPKLVLPMIGNTIAAAQVAGATVVLPGTVYNYGPDAFPTLTEDQPQRPRTRKGAIRVELERQLQAAAAQGVRTIVVRAGDFFGPHLIGNSWFAQGFVKAGHPVSTVRLPGRPGVGHQWAYVPDVARTMIELIARRATLPEFATFHFGGHWDADGTRMAEAICRVATLHGARPRQRRFPWALVYAAAPFVTTLREMLEMRYLWREPIRLDNTRLIATLGREPHTPLDTAVKATLAGIGCLGKEAPAAHAELHPS, encoded by the coding sequence ATGTCCGAACGGCAGGGACAAGAGGACAAGTGCGCGCTTGTGCTGGGCGCGACAGGCGGCATCGGCGGCGAAGTCGCGCGTCAGTTGCGCGAAGCCGGCTGGCAGGTGCGCGCGCTGCACCGGCGGGGCGCTCAAGTCGCCAGCTCCGGTGACGGCATCGACTGGCGGCAGGGCGACGCTATGGAACGCGAAGCCGTCGTGCGGGCCGCGCGCGGCTGCAGCGTGATCGTTCACGCGGTCAACCCGCCCGGCTATCGCAACTGGCCGAAGCTCGTGCTGCCGATGATCGGCAACACAATCGCGGCGGCGCAGGTCGCGGGCGCGACAGTCGTCCTGCCGGGCACCGTCTACAATTACGGGCCCGATGCATTCCCGACGCTCACCGAAGACCAGCCGCAGCGGCCGCGCACACGCAAGGGCGCGATTCGCGTCGAGTTGGAGCGGCAGTTGCAGGCGGCGGCCGCGCAAGGTGTGCGCACGATCGTCGTGCGGGCCGGCGACTTCTTCGGCCCGCACCTCATCGGCAACAGCTGGTTCGCGCAAGGCTTCGTGAAGGCGGGGCACCCCGTGAGTACCGTTCGCCTGCCTGGCCGCCCGGGCGTGGGTCATCAGTGGGCCTACGTTCCCGACGTGGCGCGCACCATGATCGAGCTGATCGCTCGGCGAGCGACGCTACCGGAGTTCGCAACTTTCCACTTCGGCGGCCATTGGGACGCCGACGGCACGCGAATGGCCGAAGCCATTTGTCGCGTCGCCACGCTCCACGGCGCGCGGCCGCGCCAGCGCCGCTTTCCGTGGGCGCTCGTCTATGCCGCGGCGCCGTTCGTCACGACGCTGCGCGAAATGCTCGAGATGCGCTACCTCTGGCGCGAACCGATCCGGCTCGACAACACGCGTCTCATCGCCACGCTCGGCCGCGAGCCGCACACGCCACTGGACACCGCCGTCAAGGCCACGCTGGCCGGGATCGGGTGTCTGGGCAAGGAGGCCCCCGCCGCTCATGCCGAATTGCACCCGAGCTAG
- a CDS encoding DUF3830 family protein has translation MKIKITAGKFTFDAVLETQKAPNTVQAFLKRTPFSSKIVHVRWSGEGVWVPLGSLDFGVGYENHTSYPAPGQIVLYPGGISETEILLAYGGVHFASKMGQLAGNHFITITSNLDVLPELGKTVLWEGAQDITFECV, from the coding sequence ATGAAAATCAAAATTACCGCTGGCAAATTTACATTTGACGCTGTGCTCGAGACGCAAAAAGCGCCGAATACAGTTCAGGCATTTCTCAAGCGCACGCCGTTTTCCAGTAAGATCGTGCATGTTCGCTGGTCCGGTGAAGGTGTTTGGGTGCCGCTCGGCTCGCTCGATTTTGGTGTGGGCTACGAAAATCACACAAGCTATCCCGCGCCCGGGCAGATCGTTCTCTATCCGGGCGGGATCAGCGAAACAGAAATTCTTCTTGCCTACGGCGGCGTCCATTTCGCATCAAAGATGGGGCAGCTCGCCGGAAACCATTTCATAACGATCACCAGCAATCTCGATGTGTTGCCGGAGCTTGGCAAAACCGTCCTTTGGGAAGGGGCACAGGATATTACATTCGAATGCGTGTAA
- the hydA gene encoding dihydropyrimidinase — protein sequence MDRFDLIIRNGTVATAADVFVADIAIKDGKIVQLGTALEGAAREIDAAGKYVLPGGIDSHVHISQPSGEGIVMADDFASGTLSALYGGNTTVMPFCLQRKGHPLREALKEYHALAEGECYTDVSFHLIVNDANETLLGQELPALVRDGYTSLKVFMTYDDLRLDDASILKVLDVARQTKATVMVHCENEDAIRYLVEKHERSGNVEPYAHATTRPVAVEREATHRALTLAEIVDVPIVIVHVSNGAAMEEIARARMRGGKVVGETCPQYLLLTADDLKGMDWEGAKLVCSPPPRDKAAQADCWRGIEAGVFDLFSSDHCPFRYEDVRGKRNTKGLKSFRHIPNGIPGVETRQPILFSEGVMTGRISLPRFVALTSTNHAKTYGLYPQKGTIAVGADADIAIWDPTIKRTIRHSDLHDGADYTPYEGVTLTGWPTTVLLNGKIMIEDGTLVGRKGDGQYCAASLANSIQ from the coding sequence ATGGATCGGTTTGACCTCATCATTCGCAACGGCACGGTGGCGACCGCGGCTGACGTGTTTGTCGCGGATATTGCGATAAAGGACGGAAAAATCGTGCAGCTCGGCACGGCGTTGGAAGGCGCCGCCCGCGAGATAGATGCTGCCGGGAAATATGTTCTGCCGGGCGGCATTGACAGCCATGTTCACATCTCCCAACCTTCGGGGGAAGGAATCGTGATGGCGGACGATTTTGCAAGCGGAACGTTATCCGCCTTGTACGGCGGCAACACCACCGTCATGCCCTTTTGCCTCCAGCGTAAGGGGCATCCTCTGCGAGAGGCGCTTAAGGAATATCATGCGCTCGCCGAAGGGGAGTGCTACACGGACGTCAGTTTTCACCTCATCGTCAACGACGCGAACGAGACCCTGCTCGGCCAAGAATTACCTGCGCTGGTGAGGGATGGCTACACGTCGCTCAAAGTGTTCATGACCTATGACGATCTTCGCCTCGACGACGCCTCGATTCTTAAGGTGCTCGACGTGGCGCGCCAGACCAAGGCGACAGTGATGGTTCACTGCGAAAATGAGGATGCCATTCGCTATTTGGTCGAGAAACACGAGCGGTCAGGGAATGTGGAACCTTACGCCCATGCGACGACGCGGCCCGTTGCCGTCGAACGCGAGGCAACCCACCGTGCGCTCACGCTCGCGGAGATCGTCGACGTGCCGATTGTGATCGTTCATGTGTCGAATGGCGCGGCGATGGAGGAGATCGCACGGGCACGCATGCGCGGCGGCAAAGTTGTGGGCGAGACCTGTCCACAATATCTTTTGCTGACAGCGGACGATCTGAAGGGCATGGATTGGGAGGGAGCCAAGCTCGTTTGCTCCCCGCCTCCACGCGACAAGGCCGCTCAAGCGGATTGCTGGCGCGGCATCGAGGCGGGCGTGTTCGATTTGTTTTCCTCCGATCATTGCCCATTTCGTTATGAGGATGTTCGCGGCAAGCGCAATACGAAGGGGCTGAAGAGCTTTCGGCACATCCCCAACGGCATTCCCGGCGTTGAGACGCGCCAGCCGATCCTCTTTTCCGAAGGGGTCATGACCGGCCGGATCAGCCTGCCGCGTTTCGTCGCACTCACGTCGACGAACCATGCCAAAACCTATGGCCTATACCCGCAGAAAGGCACGATCGCCGTGGGGGCGGATGCCGATATTGCGATCTGGGATCCGACGATCAAACGGACAATACGTCATTCCGACCTTCACGATGGGGCCGACTATACGCCGTATGAAGGCGTGACCTTAACCGGGTGGCCGACGACGGTGCTTCTGAACGGCAAAATCATGATCGAGGACGGCACGTTGGTCGGTCGAAAAGGCGACGGTCAATACTGCGCCGCTTCCCTCGCCAATTCGATTCAATAA
- a CDS encoding amino acid ABC transporter ATP-binding protein, which yields MIEINGVSKWYGDYQVLKKCTTRVDKGEVVVVCGPSGSGKSTLIKCVNALEPFEEGSIRVHGIEVRDHRTNLPELRARIGMVFQNFELFPHMTILRNVMLAQLVVLGRNAGLAERKALDLLDRVGLVDHAAKFPAQLSGGQQQRVAIARALAMDPLAMLFDEPTSALDPEMIAEVLDVMTELAREGVTMMIVTHEMGFARRVASRMVFVDAGEIVEDKPTEAFFSQVHNPRTEAFLGKILKH from the coding sequence ATGATTGAAATAAACGGGGTCAGTAAGTGGTACGGCGACTATCAGGTCCTTAAAAAATGTACGACCCGTGTCGACAAGGGCGAGGTCGTTGTCGTGTGCGGCCCATCCGGCTCGGGAAAGTCGACTCTCATAAAATGTGTGAACGCGCTTGAGCCATTTGAGGAAGGTTCCATTCGTGTTCACGGCATAGAGGTCAGGGATCATCGCACGAATCTGCCGGAGCTGCGCGCGCGGATTGGTATGGTTTTTCAGAATTTCGAGCTGTTTCCCCATATGACGATTTTGCGCAATGTCATGTTGGCGCAACTCGTCGTGCTCGGCCGCAACGCCGGACTGGCGGAGCGGAAGGCGTTGGACCTGTTGGACCGTGTCGGCTTGGTCGATCACGCTGCCAAATTCCCCGCCCAATTGTCGGGCGGCCAGCAACAGCGCGTTGCCATCGCGCGTGCCCTGGCGATGGATCCACTCGCGATGCTTTTTGATGAGCCGACTTCGGCGCTCGATCCCGAGATGATTGCAGAAGTGCTCGATGTCATGACCGAGTTGGCCCGCGAGGGCGTCACGATGATGATCGTGACGCATGAAATGGGCTTTGCGCGGCGCGTCGCTTCGAGAATGGTCTTCGTGGACGCCGGCGAGATCGTCGAGGATAAGCCGACGGAAGCGTTCTTCTCGCAAGTCCACAATCCGCGCACCGAGGCTTTCCTCGGCAAGATCTTGAAGCACTGA
- a CDS encoding FAD-dependent oxidoreductase, with protein sequence MGVADQQPGDERQRRSVAFTFNGDTFRAEPGQTVAAALVAGQQQSFSSSTTGESRGLLCGMGVCNECIVTIDGVPGQRACMQSVRDGLRVESQAGRLDLAANTCADLCAPPGRLNVVTVDVAVVGAGPAGLAAAKAAAEAGANVRVIDERNKAGGQYFKQPGTPSASALLRKDRQASDGLGLIQQCQSAGVTFAPGTLVWGAEQDQHGLRLGLYGPDGASYVRPKILIIATGAYERPHPVPGWTLPGVMTTGAAQTLLRSNAVTPPGRILIAGNGPLNIQVAAELCRAGANVVGLVEAAQSPWHQPFQGLMLARQNPMLAWLGLRNLRALRQRDVPVLWNSCIEAITGDGRVEHVRARVPGGVRAFAADTVLLGGYFAPSNELARLVGCLHEVIDGELQTRRDENGRTSRPGIYVVGEAARFAGAHVALAEGRLAGLAAARELGLAGPDDARTKTLLARHKQFQKTLWSIFRPAADCKNTAAEDTMVCRCENVTLQALENGVAAAEGDVATLKRLFRAGMGRCQGRYCASRLRAIAKRPHVDETDGHLAPQMPLRPIPLAAIAVEKGEWGGHKRALLPDKPTLAADDPLPINSVETLIIGAGIAGLSTALFLSREGQEVAVIDRAYPNSLASGGNAGSLHAQLLSFDHGLRAEAGGQPALQTLPLQRESIALWAQLQREIGTDLEMKITGGIMVAENDAQMRFLEGKSAAERQWGIDCHVIGSKELRELEPSIAPHFVGAAYCQQEGKINPLIATQRIREAAQRGGALVLTRTEVLNIEAQAGSFRVTTSRGQIIARKVVNAAGAFASRIGRMVGVDVPVFGAPLQMIVTEPVQPLVSRLVAHADRHLTLKQAANGNFIVGGGWTAGLDPVHQHPRPLFESLEGNLWVAQHVVPALRKVHVIRSWAAMNINIDGAPILGEHPDCPGFFNTVTSNGYTLGPLMGALTASLVASRKPDLDLAPFSILRFSRSR encoded by the coding sequence ATGGGTGTCGCCGACCAACAGCCCGGAGATGAGCGCCAAAGGCGATCGGTCGCTTTCACCTTTAACGGTGACACTTTTCGGGCCGAGCCGGGCCAGACGGTAGCGGCGGCGCTGGTCGCAGGCCAACAGCAGAGTTTCTCCAGCTCGACAACCGGCGAGTCGCGTGGGCTCTTGTGCGGCATGGGCGTTTGCAACGAGTGCATCGTCACGATCGACGGCGTTCCCGGTCAAAGAGCTTGCATGCAGAGCGTCCGCGACGGCTTGCGGGTCGAATCCCAAGCCGGGCGTCTCGACCTAGCCGCGAACACATGCGCGGATCTTTGTGCGCCGCCCGGAAGGCTCAACGTGGTGACCGTGGACGTTGCTGTGGTCGGCGCAGGTCCCGCCGGCCTGGCCGCGGCAAAGGCAGCAGCCGAGGCGGGGGCAAATGTTCGCGTGATCGATGAGCGCAACAAAGCCGGCGGACAATATTTTAAACAGCCTGGAACCCCGAGCGCCTCAGCCCTGCTGCGAAAAGATCGTCAGGCTTCCGATGGTTTGGGACTGATCCAACAATGCCAAAGTGCCGGCGTGACATTCGCACCCGGAACGCTCGTGTGGGGCGCGGAGCAGGATCAACACGGTTTACGCCTCGGCCTCTATGGTCCCGATGGTGCGTCATATGTCAGACCGAAGATCTTGATCATCGCAACCGGCGCGTATGAACGGCCGCACCCGGTTCCTGGCTGGACCTTGCCTGGCGTCATGACGACCGGGGCCGCTCAGACCCTGTTGAGAAGCAATGCCGTCACGCCACCCGGCCGCATCTTGATTGCCGGCAATGGTCCGCTCAACATTCAAGTTGCCGCGGAACTCTGTCGCGCTGGCGCGAATGTGGTCGGGCTGGTGGAGGCTGCGCAGTCGCCCTGGCATCAGCCTTTCCAGGGCCTCATGCTCGCGCGGCAAAATCCGATGCTCGCATGGCTCGGACTTCGCAATCTGCGCGCGCTCCGTCAACGCGACGTTCCGGTTCTATGGAATAGTTGCATCGAGGCGATCACAGGCGACGGACGGGTGGAGCATGTTCGCGCTCGCGTGCCGGGAGGCGTCCGCGCATTTGCCGCGGATACGGTGCTGCTCGGCGGGTACTTTGCGCCGTCGAATGAATTGGCACGCCTCGTGGGCTGTTTACACGAGGTCATCGATGGGGAGTTGCAGACCCGACGCGACGAAAATGGCCGAACGTCTCGCCCTGGCATCTATGTCGTTGGTGAGGCCGCGCGCTTTGCCGGCGCCCACGTGGCTCTGGCCGAGGGGCGGTTGGCAGGGCTTGCTGCCGCCCGCGAACTCGGTTTGGCGGGACCGGACGATGCGCGCACCAAGACATTGCTCGCGCGGCACAAGCAATTCCAAAAGACGCTATGGTCCATCTTTCGGCCTGCCGCGGATTGCAAAAATACTGCGGCGGAAGATACGATGGTATGCCGCTGCGAAAACGTGACATTGCAGGCGCTCGAGAACGGAGTGGCTGCAGCAGAAGGAGATGTCGCGACCCTCAAGCGCCTTTTCCGGGCCGGAATGGGCCGATGCCAGGGGCGTTATTGCGCGTCGCGATTGCGTGCGATTGCAAAGCGGCCGCATGTCGATGAAACTGACGGCCATCTTGCGCCGCAGATGCCGCTGCGGCCCATTCCATTGGCAGCCATTGCCGTGGAGAAGGGTGAATGGGGTGGGCACAAGCGGGCGCTTTTGCCCGACAAGCCAACTCTCGCCGCCGATGACCCGCTTCCGATCAATTCGGTGGAGACGTTGATTATTGGGGCGGGGATCGCCGGCCTTTCGACGGCGCTCTTTCTGAGCCGCGAGGGGCAGGAAGTCGCTGTCATCGACCGGGCCTATCCCAATTCGCTTGCTTCGGGCGGCAATGCGGGAAGTTTGCACGCCCAACTCCTGTCGTTCGATCATGGCTTGCGGGCCGAGGCGGGTGGGCAGCCGGCTCTTCAGACGCTGCCGCTCCAACGGGAGTCGATCGCACTCTGGGCGCAACTGCAACGGGAGATCGGCACAGACCTGGAGATGAAGATCACAGGCGGCATCATGGTCGCAGAAAACGATGCGCAGATGCGGTTTCTCGAAGGCAAATCGGCTGCCGAGCGCCAATGGGGCATCGATTGCCATGTGATCGGGAGCAAAGAACTGCGGGAGCTTGAACCGTCGATCGCTCCGCATTTCGTGGGCGCGGCCTATTGCCAGCAAGAGGGCAAGATCAATCCGCTGATTGCCACGCAACGCATTCGCGAGGCCGCACAGCGCGGAGGCGCCCTGGTTCTCACGCGCACCGAAGTTTTGAACATCGAGGCCCAAGCCGGTTCTTTCCGTGTCACGACATCGCGCGGCCAAATCATCGCTCGGAAGGTCGTCAATGCCGCCGGCGCCTTTGCCTCGCGCATCGGCCGCATGGTCGGCGTGGATGTGCCGGTTTTTGGCGCGCCGTTGCAGATGATCGTGACCGAACCGGTTCAGCCGCTAGTTTCGCGGCTCGTCGCACATGCCGACCGTCACTTGACGCTGAAGCAGGCCGCCAACGGCAATTTCATTGTTGGTGGCGGCTGGACCGCCGGGTTGGACCCGGTCCATCAACATCCGCGGCCGCTCTTCGAAAGTCTCGAAGGCAATCTGTGGGTTGCCCAGCATGTCGTGCCGGCGCTGCGCAAAGTCCATGTCATTCGGAGCTGGGCCGCGATGAATATCAACATTGATGGCGCGCCGATCCTTGGCGAGCATCCCGATTGCCCGGGTTTCTTCAACACAGTGACGTCGAATGGCTATACTTTGGGCCCTTTGATGGGGGCCTTGACCGCTTCGCTCGTCGCGAGCCGCAAGCCCGATCTCGATCTTGCGCCATTTTCGATTCTTCGCTTTTCGAGGAGCCGCTGA
- the dapA gene encoding 4-hydroxy-tetrahydrodipicolinate synthase, giving the protein MTQKFRGVFTVMITPLTNDGQIDLKALADFTNWQIQEGIHGLIPLGSTGEFLSLSQEERDAVARTVIETTNGRVPVLIGTGAEDTRESVRLSQQAQQMGADGVMIIPPFYSTPTDDELVQHYRTIASALDIPIMVYNNPATANVDMRPELLARLAEIPGCSYVKESTLEITRVRDIIRLAGPNMTVFGGILGFESFVMGAQGWVAVASNVAPAAMARIFELVADEGRIDEARNLYLKWLPIIQAVGGQAYVAGSKSLLNHMGFQAGPPRPPRLPLPAADDVAMKQLVAQFQLRFAA; this is encoded by the coding sequence ATGACTCAGAAATTCCGAGGCGTCTTTACGGTGATGATCACGCCGCTGACCAATGATGGTCAGATCGACCTGAAGGCGCTCGCTGACTTCACGAACTGGCAGATTCAAGAAGGCATACATGGATTGATTCCTTTGGGGTCGACCGGCGAGTTTCTTTCGCTTTCGCAGGAGGAGAGGGATGCCGTCGCCAGAACGGTGATCGAGACGACGAACGGCCGCGTTCCGGTCCTGATCGGCACCGGCGCGGAGGATACGCGCGAGAGCGTGCGCCTCAGTCAGCAGGCCCAGCAAATGGGTGCCGACGGCGTCATGATCATTCCCCCGTTCTACTCGACGCCGACCGACGATGAACTCGTTCAGCATTACCGCACGATCGCCAGCGCGCTCGATATTCCGATCATGGTTTATAACAACCCGGCAACCGCCAACGTGGATATGAGACCAGAGCTGCTCGCACGCCTGGCCGAAATTCCGGGCTGTAGCTACGTGAAGGAATCGACATTGGAGATCACACGTGTTCGCGATATTATTCGGCTCGCCGGTCCCAACATGACCGTATTTGGCGGCATCCTTGGATTTGAGTCCTTTGTGATGGGCGCGCAAGGGTGGGTCGCCGTGGCGTCCAATGTCGCGCCTGCAGCCATGGCGCGAATTTTCGAGCTCGTCGCAGACGAGGGACGGATCGATGAGGCGCGCAACCTCTATCTCAAGTGGTTACCGATCATTCAGGCGGTTGGCGGCCAGGCCTATGTCGCCGGCTCCAAATCGCTGTTGAACCACATGGGATTCCAAGCGGGACCGCCACGCCCGCCGCGCCTGCCGTTGCCGGCTGCCGACGACGTTGCGATGAAGCAACTCGTCGCGCAATTTCAGTTGCGATTTGCCGCCTGA
- a CDS encoding amino acid ABC transporter permease, translating into MLKWNWAGFFDYLVNPFILGGVATTLWLTVVSLMGGLVMGFGLALMRRSERRAISLIAQGYIWLFRGTPLLVQLIIIYTALPVLGIRFSVVEAALLGLALNEAAYLAEIVRAGIDAVPIGQIRAGRALGMTEPKIMRHIVMPQAFKVIIPPLGNSVNGLLKTTSVTSVISMEELLRRTQVLIQERFMVLELFAVAALYYLLMTTVWDVAQRHIEKRFGHAASKMSISDQR; encoded by the coding sequence ATGCTGAAATGGAACTGGGCCGGTTTTTTCGATTACCTCGTCAACCCGTTCATTCTCGGCGGTGTCGCGACGACTCTATGGCTCACGGTGGTGTCGCTGATGGGCGGCCTCGTCATGGGATTTGGTCTTGCGCTGATGCGCCGGTCGGAGCGAAGAGCAATTTCCCTGATCGCCCAAGGTTACATATGGCTCTTCCGCGGCACGCCGCTTTTGGTGCAGTTAATCATCATCTATACCGCGCTTCCAGTGCTCGGCATTCGCTTTTCCGTTGTCGAAGCCGCATTGCTGGGCCTTGCGCTGAATGAGGCGGCTTATCTTGCCGAGATCGTGCGGGCCGGGATCGACGCCGTTCCCATCGGGCAGATCCGGGCGGGCCGGGCCCTTGGCATGACTGAGCCCAAAATCATGCGCCATATCGTGATGCCTCAAGCTTTCAAAGTCATTATCCCACCGCTTGGCAATTCGGTGAACGGCCTTCTGAAGACGACGTCGGTGACCTCCGTCATCTCGATGGAAGAATTGCTTCGCCGCACCCAGGTCCTGATCCAAGAGCGTTTCATGGTGCTGGAACTCTTCGCGGTCGCGGCGCTGTACTATCTGCTGATGACCACGGTCTGGGATGTGGCGCAACGCCATATCGAGAAACGCTTCGGTCACGCCGCGTCGAAAATGTCCATCAGCGATCAGCGCTGA